One Thermotoga sp. genomic region harbors:
- a CDS encoding HAD family phosphatase, giving the protein MIKNIVFDLGGVLIDWRPCEYLVESFPEDVAKVLEREIFRHEDWKKMDRGTLPESVLWKKKKRELSEYREHIEKLERKVPELLKPIEENVKVLPVLKEKGFRLYVLSNYGKTYFEMVRRKHRFFDLFDGMVISSHVGFIKPEKEIYLELIKRYKITPEESLFVDDTEENVKVAKELGFSAIHLAEPSRLKERLFAYLKIDG; this is encoded by the coding sequence ATGATCAAAAACATCGTCTTCGACCTCGGAGGAGTTCTGATCGACTGGAGACCCTGCGAGTACCTGGTGGAGTCCTTTCCGGAGGACGTGGCGAAGGTCCTTGAGAGGGAGATCTTCAGGCACGAGGACTGGAAGAAGATGGACAGGGGGACTCTTCCGGAGAGTGTGCTCTGGAAAAAGAAAAAAAGGGAGCTTTCAGAGTACAGGGAGCACATTGAAAAGCTGGAAAGAAAAGTTCCAGAACTTTTAAAACCCATAGAAGAGAACGTGAAAGTGCTCCCCGTTTTGAAAGAAAAAGGCTTCAGGCTGTACGTTCTTTCGAACTACGGGAAGACCTACTTCGAGATGGTGAGAAGGAAACACCGGTTTTTCGATCTTTTCGATGGGATGGTGATTTCCTCGCACGTTGGTTTCATAAAACCAGAGAAAGAGATATACCTCGAGCTGATCAAAAGATATAAAATCACACCGGAAGAGAGTCTTTTCGTAGACGACACGGAAGAGAATGTGAAGGTGGCGAAAGAGCTTGGTTTCAGCGCGATACACCTTGCAGAGCCTTCCAGGTTGAAAGAGCGTTTGTTCGCGTATCTCAAGATCGACGGGTGA